Proteins encoded within one genomic window of Desulfurispira natronophila:
- the lspA gene encoding signal peptidase II — protein sequence MVLDQLSKAAAQSLLTFGYSVSIIEGLFQLTLVYNPGAAFGLLGDLGDGIRIPFFFVVGVVAVVICFFLYRGGQTFFHRFGAVLIAGGAIGNLIDRVQLGKVVDFLDVYWKSWHWPAFNFADIYITVGAFAYIIALTYEYRMARRNK from the coding sequence GTGGTGCTTGATCAGTTGAGTAAGGCTGCTGCACAAAGTTTATTGACGTTTGGCTATTCGGTTAGCATTATTGAGGGATTGTTTCAGTTAACATTGGTGTATAATCCAGGTGCAGCTTTTGGGCTGCTAGGCGATCTTGGGGATGGAATTCGTATTCCCTTTTTCTTTGTTGTCGGGGTGGTTGCAGTCGTTATCTGCTTTTTTCTCTATCGCGGAGGTCAAACGTTTTTTCATCGCTTCGGTGCGGTGCTTATAGCTGGAGGTGCCATTGGCAATCTTATTGACAGGGTGCAGCTGGGAAAAGTCGTTGACTTCCTGGATGTATATTGGAAAAGTTGGCACTGGCCTGCATTTAATTTTGCAGATATTTATATTACGGTAGGTGCATTTGCGTACATAATTGCGTTGACATATGAGTACCGTATGGCAAGGCGCAATAAATAG
- a CDS encoding saccharopine dehydrogenase family protein: MSTVLIIGAGGVGNVVARKCVKNPQVFSRVVLASRRIASCEKIQREVGADKLDVAQVDASDLQQMIDLIQRIKPSVVVHVAIPYDNLTIMDACLETGVDYLDTAAYEPPEVPVFEYKWQWDYHERYLNAGVMALLGSGFDPGVTNVFCAYADQYLFDEIHTIDILDCNAGDHGLPFATNFNPEINIREITANGYYWENGQWVETPPLSESIEYDFPQIGKRKMYLMYHEEMESLVHFIKGLKRIRFYMSFSDQYLTHLRVLENIGMTSIKPIDFQGQQVVPLQFLKEILPDPGSLGPRTKGKTNIGCVIEGIKDGKPKKIHIYNVCDHQECYQEVGSQAVSYTTGVPAAIGAMLMVQGIWRKPGVFNMEQFDAKPFMDLLNQQGLPWHIKEL; this comes from the coding sequence ATGAGTACGGTCCTGATCATTGGTGCCGGTGGGGTAGGTAATGTAGTTGCCCGCAAGTGTGTCAAGAATCCCCAGGTATTTTCCCGGGTGGTACTGGCCAGCAGGCGTATAGCATCCTGCGAAAAGATACAGCGCGAGGTTGGTGCAGATAAACTTGATGTTGCCCAGGTAGATGCCAGTGACCTGCAGCAGATGATAGACCTTATACAACGTATTAAGCCAAGTGTGGTGGTTCATGTTGCTATTCCCTATGATAATCTAACTATCATGGATGCTTGCCTTGAAACCGGCGTGGATTATCTTGATACCGCTGCCTATGAGCCGCCAGAAGTACCGGTGTTCGAATATAAATGGCAGTGGGATTATCACGAGCGATATCTTAACGCTGGCGTTATGGCCCTGTTGGGCTCAGGTTTTGACCCAGGTGTAACCAACGTTTTCTGTGCTTACGCCGATCAGTATCTATTTGATGAAATTCATACAATAGATATTCTCGACTGTAATGCTGGAGATCATGGGTTACCCTTTGCCACAAACTTTAACCCTGAAATTAATATAAGAGAGATTACGGCAAATGGCTATTACTGGGAAAATGGTCAGTGGGTTGAGACTCCACCTCTAAGTGAGTCCATCGAGTATGATTTCCCCCAGATTGGTAAACGTAAAATGTATCTTATGTATCACGAAGAGATGGAGTCCTTGGTTCACTTCATCAAAGGACTTAAGCGTATACGTTTTTACATGAGTTTCAGTGACCAGTACCTTACTCATTTACGTGTTTTGGAAAATATTGGCATGACAAGTATCAAGCCAATTGACTTCCAGGGCCAGCAGGTGGTCCCTTTGCAGTTTCTTAAAGAAATTTTGCCTGATCCAGGCTCTCTCGGGCCACGCACAAAGGGCAAAACCAATATTGGATGTGTAATAGAGGGAATCAAGGACGGCAAGCCAAAGAAAATCCATATATACAATGTCTGTGATCATCAGGAGTGCTACCAGGAAGTAGGTTCGCAGGCAGTTTCTTATACTACTGGTGTACCGGCTGCCATTGGCGCCATGCTTATGGTCCAGGGGATATGGCGTAAACCAGGTGTTTTCAATATGGAACAATTTGATGCCAAGCCCTTCATGGATTTACTTAACCAGCAGGGATTGCCTTGGCACATTAAGGAGCTTTAA
- the nspC gene encoding carboxynorspermidine decarboxylase, translating to MTLDVNQVPTPCYILEEEKLEKNLAILDRVQQESGAKILLALKGFAMWSTFATIGKVLHGTAASGLHEARLGYEEMGNEVHTFSPAFTEKSLQEIIQYSDHIVFNSFSQWEHLRHVVEQTDKAISCGLRINPEYSEVEPPIYNPCVAFSRFGVTRDQFQQSMLDGLDGLHFHTHCEQNADALQRTLSVVEEKFGEFISRMKWINFGGGHHITRADYDVDGLIETIKDFRNRYQNIEVYLEPGEAIGWHTGPLVASVVDILHNGMDIAIIDASAAAHMPDVLEMPYRPEVRGASEPGDFPYTYRLGGNTCLAGDVIGDYSFPQRLQPGDRIVFEDMTHYTMVKNNTFNGVPLPTIAKWCKDNKLEIIKQFGYEDYRMRLS from the coding sequence ATGACCTTGGATGTCAACCAGGTTCCCACACCTTGCTATATTCTTGAAGAGGAAAAACTTGAGAAGAATCTTGCTATCCTTGATCGTGTGCAGCAGGAAAGTGGAGCAAAAATCCTGCTGGCACTCAAGGGATTTGCCATGTGGAGCACCTTTGCAACTATTGGCAAGGTCCTCCACGGAACTGCGGCCAGTGGTCTTCATGAGGCACGTCTTGGTTATGAAGAGATGGGAAATGAGGTTCACACCTTTTCTCCTGCCTTCACAGAAAAGAGTTTACAAGAGATTATCCAGTACAGTGATCACATCGTATTCAATTCCTTCAGCCAGTGGGAACACCTGCGTCATGTCGTTGAGCAAACTGATAAAGCTATCTCTTGTGGGCTTCGTATCAACCCCGAGTACTCAGAGGTAGAGCCCCCTATATACAACCCTTGTGTTGCTTTTTCACGATTTGGAGTGACACGGGATCAGTTTCAGCAGAGCATGCTCGATGGTTTAGATGGCCTACACTTCCACACACATTGCGAACAGAATGCTGATGCCTTGCAGCGCACTTTGAGTGTGGTTGAGGAAAAATTTGGCGAGTTCATTAGCAGGATGAAGTGGATAAACTTTGGTGGTGGGCACCATATAACCCGCGCTGATTATGATGTCGATGGCCTGATCGAAACGATCAAGGATTTTCGCAATCGGTACCAGAACATTGAAGTATACCTAGAGCCAGGCGAAGCGATTGGTTGGCACACTGGTCCTTTGGTAGCCAGTGTTGTTGATATACTGCATAATGGTATGGATATCGCTATCATTGATGCTTCTGCAGCTGCCCACATGCCGGATGTTTTGGAAATGCCATATAGGCCAGAAGTTCGTGGTGCTTCTGAGCCTGGTGACTTCCCGTACACCTACCGCTTGGGTGGTAATACATGTTTGGCTGGAGATGTTATAGGGGACTACTCGTTTCCGCAGAGGCTTCAGCCTGGCGATCGCATCGTATTTGAGGATATGACTCACTACACCATGGTTAAAAATAATACCTTTAACGGTGTGCCTCTTCCCACAATAGCTAAATGGTGCAAGGATAATAAGTTGGAGATAATTAAACAGTTTGGATATGAAGATTATCGGATGCGTTTATCGTAA
- a CDS encoding UbiA-like polyprenyltransferase produces MLKRITLLLEMIKFSHTLFALPFALLGMLIAAQGLPDFWTIFWIVLAMVGARTLGMTLNRIIDADIDARNPRTAERHIPAGTVSRNEAWLLVLASFILFEVAAWALNPLAFKLSFVAVAFLVLYPYMKRFSTLAHIVLGLTLAMAPIGATIAVLGQVTLTSLFLGLFVLLWSAAFDIIYATQDIEFDQQHCLHSIPARLGHKGALKVAAILHCVAFASLLGSYLSLDFSGGWFMAGIVIVGGMLIYEHWLAWTARNPADIDTAFFTVNSYISIVMLVSVSLDALMNW; encoded by the coding sequence ATGCTCAAGCGAATAACCTTACTATTGGAGATGATCAAGTTTTCACATACTCTTTTTGCCCTTCCCTTTGCCTTGCTCGGTATGCTGATAGCTGCTCAAGGTTTGCCAGACTTCTGGACCATATTCTGGATTGTTTTGGCCATGGTTGGAGCCCGCACGTTGGGTATGACCTTGAATCGCATCATTGATGCAGACATTGATGCTCGCAATCCACGCACAGCTGAGCGGCATATACCTGCGGGTACGGTATCCCGAAACGAAGCCTGGCTATTGGTGCTAGCCTCATTTATCCTATTTGAGGTAGCAGCTTGGGCGCTGAATCCCTTGGCATTTAAGTTGAGTTTTGTGGCAGTAGCATTCCTGGTCCTTTACCCTTATATGAAGCGTTTCAGCACTCTGGCTCACATTGTTTTAGGACTCACTCTGGCCATGGCACCCATTGGGGCCACTATAGCTGTTTTGGGTCAAGTAACTCTGACCAGTCTTTTCCTGGGTCTCTTTGTGCTGCTGTGGTCAGCTGCTTTTGATATTATTTATGCAACACAGGATATTGAGTTTGACCAGCAACATTGCTTGCACAGCATACCCGCACGACTTGGTCATAAAGGCGCGCTTAAGGTTGCTGCCATCCTTCACTGCGTGGCTTTTGCATCCCTACTGGGGAGCTATCTCAGCCTTGATTTTTCAGGGGGGTGGTTCATGGCGGGTATTGTTATAGTTGGCGGAATGCTGATTTATGAACACTGGCTGGCCTGGACAGCTCGCAATCCGGCTGATATTGACACAGCATTCTTTACCGTCAACAGCTATATATCTATTGTCATGCTTGTGAGCGTTTCTCTGGATGCACTGATGAACTGGTAA
- the ligA gene encoding NAD-dependent DNA ligase LigA, whose protein sequence is MSKSQLRKQIEELTAKLNQADAAYYLHNDPIMADAQYDMLYRELQSLEMQYPEFALLDSPTMRISPKVNGALPTFNHRTPMLSLSNTYDLIELDEFLKRVHREIGYFPTFVVEPKIDGVAVSIHYQDGKLHQAVTRGDGAIGEDITHNIRTIRSLPLAIPESDRIEVRGEVYISRENFHHINLRRQEQGEPLYANPRNLAAGSLKLLDSLSASRRGLDIFCYALLGSEEKSHWQSLNQIKEWNLPVNNLNTKTNNVKEIHQVIKQIHEMRSRLPYDIDGLVIKVDHYDLQQLLGVTAKSPRYAVAYKYEALQVSTKLIEITLQVGRTGVITPVAELEPVLLAGSTISRATLHNFDEIIRKDLRPGDTVLIEKGGDVIPKVIKVIDSHSRQDALPVTLPKACPACDGHIEWTENGVHLYCINPGCPAKRKNAITHFVSRNAMDISGLGEKVIERFLQDGLLNDIGDLYHLDYDRISSMDGFGPKSAENLRSSVEKSRYNSLDRLIFALGIRHVGKKTAQILASNFNSLDQLVSATYEELIKIDEIGEITASSVYRSLRNPRMISIIEELRHAGVNFNQETKSSQQSNHLLDGKSVVFTGKLSRPRAEFEQLAQAAGARVLSAVSAKLDFLVAGSDAGSKLNKAHQLGVSIISEEEFSQLCSSE, encoded by the coding sequence ATGAGCAAATCACAACTCCGTAAACAGATAGAGGAACTTACAGCAAAGCTTAACCAAGCCGACGCCGCTTATTATCTTCACAATGACCCTATCATGGCAGATGCTCAGTACGATATGCTCTACCGTGAGCTGCAGTCACTGGAAATGCAGTATCCTGAGTTTGCTCTGCTTGATTCGCCAACAATGCGCATTAGCCCCAAGGTCAATGGTGCACTTCCCACGTTTAACCATAGAACTCCCATGCTTTCCCTCTCGAACACCTATGATCTTATAGAGTTGGATGAATTTCTGAAGAGAGTTCACAGAGAGATTGGCTACTTTCCAACATTTGTTGTAGAGCCTAAAATTGACGGGGTAGCCGTGAGCATTCATTACCAGGATGGCAAACTCCATCAAGCTGTAACTCGTGGCGACGGCGCTATTGGAGAGGATATCACACACAACATTCGTACTATACGCTCACTGCCCCTTGCTATTCCGGAATCTGACAGAATAGAAGTTCGAGGTGAAGTTTATATTTCCCGTGAGAATTTCCATCACATAAACCTACGACGTCAGGAGCAGGGAGAGCCCCTCTATGCCAATCCCCGTAATCTGGCTGCAGGCAGCTTAAAGCTTCTAGATTCTTTGTCCGCATCTCGGCGAGGTTTAGATATATTCTGCTACGCTTTGCTGGGCAGTGAGGAGAAGTCACATTGGCAAAGCCTGAATCAGATAAAAGAATGGAATTTGCCGGTCAATAATCTTAATACCAAAACTAATAATGTTAAAGAAATTCACCAGGTAATAAAACAAATTCATGAGATGCGAAGCCGTCTACCTTACGACATAGATGGTCTTGTCATTAAAGTCGACCACTATGACTTGCAGCAACTTTTGGGAGTAACAGCAAAATCCCCCCGCTACGCCGTAGCTTATAAGTATGAAGCACTGCAGGTCAGCACGAAACTGATTGAAATTACCCTTCAGGTTGGACGTACTGGAGTAATAACCCCTGTGGCAGAGCTTGAACCAGTATTGCTGGCTGGTAGCACTATTAGCCGCGCAACTCTACATAACTTTGATGAAATAATACGCAAAGACCTGCGGCCTGGCGACACTGTGCTTATTGAAAAGGGCGGAGACGTTATACCCAAGGTAATAAAGGTTATAGATTCACATAGTAGACAGGATGCTCTTCCTGTCACACTACCAAAAGCCTGCCCTGCATGTGACGGCCATATTGAGTGGACAGAAAATGGTGTTCACCTTTATTGCATCAATCCAGGCTGTCCCGCCAAGCGCAAGAATGCAATAACTCACTTTGTCAGTCGTAATGCCATGGATATTTCCGGGCTGGGGGAAAAAGTTATTGAACGTTTTTTACAAGATGGTTTACTAAACGATATAGGTGATCTTTACCACCTGGACTATGACCGCATCTCCTCTATGGATGGATTTGGGCCCAAAAGCGCTGAAAATCTTCGCAGTTCTGTAGAAAAATCACGGTATAATTCCCTTGATAGGCTGATATTTGCCTTGGGAATACGCCATGTTGGAAAAAAAACAGCGCAGATATTGGCTAGCAATTTTAACTCATTGGATCAGCTAGTTTCAGCTACATATGAAGAGCTGATTAAGATTGATGAAATTGGTGAAATCACGGCATCATCTGTTTATCGCTCTTTACGCAATCCGAGAATGATATCCATTATAGAAGAGCTGCGTCATGCAGGAGTAAATTTCAACCAAGAGACTAAAAGCTCTCAACAAAGCAACCATTTACTGGACGGCAAATCTGTTGTTTTTACTGGCAAACTTAGCCGACCAAGGGCAGAATTCGAGCAACTGGCACAAGCTGCTGGTGCCAGAGTCCTTTCCGCAGTATCGGCAAAGCTTGACTTTCTGGTTGCTGGCTCTGATGCTGGCAGCAAGCTCAACAAAGCACACCAACTTGGCGTTTCAATAATTAGCGAGGAGGAGTTCTCCCAATTATGCTCAAGCGAATAA
- a CDS encoding DUF2232 domain-containing protein: MFTHNSNQQESPQPAPEGALILRNITISLAMLAVSTAFPFLGIIIGLFLPFPIIHSIYYYGFRAGLVVGSMSLGFMVLFHPILPVIYAIETFIPACLLMLLLRRQANPLSGTVIASLITGTALYLLYIPFITIRGEDPLVSLLIATKEAIEQGATGTALAQNADLIMQVAYNIAFGFFITSVFFSLVCSLGLIMRKDRFGKEIGMVNTFYSAQIPYTYLFLIIAGITGMAAQNPYVFMAAASLLFFLTVIYALQGFLTISTFFRQRKTPVIFQVLLYGLIVIQPILALVMTVLGILDTLMGLRRRILGLHA, encoded by the coding sequence TTGTTCACTCATAACAGCAATCAACAGGAGTCCCCTCAACCAGCACCTGAAGGAGCTTTAATACTACGCAATATTACTATCAGCCTTGCCATGCTGGCCGTATCTACCGCTTTCCCTTTTTTGGGCATTATTATAGGACTATTTCTTCCATTTCCAATTATTCACTCAATATATTATTATGGTTTCCGAGCAGGCCTTGTGGTTGGCTCCATGTCACTCGGGTTTATGGTGCTCTTCCATCCAATACTGCCTGTTATTTATGCGATTGAAACTTTTATTCCTGCCTGCCTGCTCATGCTGCTGCTGCGTCGGCAAGCCAATCCACTTTCCGGTACAGTTATAGCGTCGCTGATTACCGGCACGGCACTCTATTTACTATATATTCCCTTTATAACTATACGGGGTGAAGATCCATTGGTTAGCCTTCTTATAGCTACCAAAGAGGCCATAGAGCAAGGGGCTACCGGCACTGCCCTTGCTCAAAACGCAGATCTTATAATGCAAGTTGCCTACAACATTGCATTTGGTTTTTTTATTACCAGTGTATTTTTCTCACTTGTCTGCTCACTAGGTCTTATTATGCGTAAAGATCGCTTCGGCAAAGAAATTGGCATGGTCAACACTTTTTACTCTGCTCAAATCCCCTATACATATCTTTTTCTGATCATTGCCGGTATCACTGGCATGGCAGCCCAAAACCCCTATGTCTTCATGGCTGCAGCAAGTCTACTGTTTTTCTTGACAGTTATATATGCACTGCAAGGTTTCCTCACCATATCGACTTTTTTTCGCCAACGGAAAACACCTGTTATTTTCCAGGTACTTCTTTATGGACTTATAGTCATTCAGCCAATTCTGGCTTTGGTTATGACTGTACTTGGAATACTTGATACCCTTATGGGCCTGCGCCGTCGGATACTGGGTCTACATGCATGA
- a CDS encoding response regulator, with protein sequence MKTILIVEDNAINSNMLRRRLERRGYQVLVAPDGVRGVKEATNKQPDLVLMDMSLPVMDGWEATRQLTSSPRTSHIPIIALTAHTLPEDRLKAIEVGCSDFESKPVHLNQLMKKIQALMPD encoded by the coding sequence GTGAAAACTATCCTGATAGTTGAAGATAATGCTATCAACAGCAACATGTTGCGGCGCAGGTTGGAGCGAAGGGGGTACCAGGTGCTTGTGGCTCCAGATGGGGTTCGCGGTGTAAAAGAAGCAACAAACAAACAGCCTGACCTCGTGCTTATGGATATGAGCCTGCCAGTTATGGATGGATGGGAAGCTACTCGGCAGTTAACCTCAAGCCCAAGGACCAGCCATATCCCTATTATCGCACTGACAGCGCACACGCTTCCCGAAGATCGTTTGAAAGCTATTGAGGTTGGGTGCTCCGACTTCGAGTCCAAACCAGTGCACCTTAACCAGTTGATGAAAAAAATTCAGGCACTCATGCCAGACTAA
- a CDS encoding ABC transporter permease, giving the protein MSQQTTPTVTRSHPSPFIGFRSLLSKEIQRFLRVAGQTIFSPLISSSLYLLIFGVNLAERIDTQAGVGYLQFIIPGLIAMGLLNNSFQNAASSIITSKFHGDFQDLRVVPLTPLQIIWAYACAATVRGVVIGIGITFVGQIFHIVTHGSLLGIAHPLWLLFFATCSGITFACLGLCVAIYARSFDQVNAVSTFVLLPLIYLGGVFFSLEIMPAFWQTISYFNPLLYLINGMRYAFLGVSDIGVFHAMGLALVFVGVAYAIAFRAVKNGYYGRF; this is encoded by the coding sequence ATGTCCCAGCAAACCACCCCCACTGTCACTCGGAGTCATCCATCTCCATTTATTGGATTTCGCAGCCTGCTATCCAAAGAGATTCAACGTTTTTTACGAGTTGCCGGTCAGACTATTTTTAGCCCTCTTATCAGCTCTTCCCTCTATCTTCTAATCTTCGGTGTTAATTTGGCTGAAAGAATCGATACCCAAGCTGGTGTGGGTTACTTGCAGTTTATAATCCCTGGTCTCATTGCCATGGGGCTCCTGAATAATTCATTCCAGAATGCTGCCAGCTCTATCATCACCTCCAAGTTTCATGGCGACTTTCAGGATCTTCGGGTAGTCCCTTTGACACCACTGCAAATAATTTGGGCTTACGCCTGTGCAGCTACTGTGCGTGGTGTCGTCATTGGTATTGGTATCACATTTGTTGGGCAAATATTCCATATAGTTACCCATGGCAGTCTACTGGGAATTGCCCATCCGTTGTGGCTCCTGTTTTTTGCAACCTGCTCGGGCATAACCTTTGCCTGCCTGGGGCTGTGTGTAGCCATTTATGCCCGCAGCTTTGACCAGGTTAATGCTGTTAGCACGTTTGTGCTGCTACCCCTCATTTACCTCGGTGGTGTTTTCTTTAGCCTAGAGATTATGCCGGCTTTCTGGCAGACGATTTCATACTTTAATCCACTGCTTTACCTGATAAACGGCATGCGTTATGCTTTTTTGGGAGTCAGTGACATCGGTGTATTTCATGCCATGGGACTGGCGCTGGTCTTTGTCGGCGTGGCTTACGCAATTGCCTTTAGAGCAGTAAAGAATGGTTACTACGGGCGATTTTAA